In Erigeron canadensis isolate Cc75 chromosome 1, C_canadensis_v1, whole genome shotgun sequence, a single window of DNA contains:
- the LOC122585182 gene encoding uncharacterized protein LOC122585182 has translation MVASFRWILQLHKDVPKAANFYKQGLDFTVNVCTHRWAELESGPLKLALLHSPSNETAVAQKGYSSLLSFTVTDINSSVTKLMALGAQMDGPIKYEVHGKVAAMRGIDGHMLGLYEPV, from the exons ATGGTGGCGTCGTTTAGATGGATCCTACAATTACATAAAGATGTACCAAAAGCTGCTAATTTCTACAAACAAGGTCTTGATTTCACCGTTAATGTCTGCACCCACCGTTGGGCCGAACTCGAGTCCGGTCCACTCAAGCTCGCTCTCTTGCATTCTCCTTCCAA TGAGACAGCAGTAGCTCAGAAAGGATACTCTTCACTGTTATCGTTCACCGTAACCGACATTAATAGCAGTGTGACTAAACTCATGGCTTTAGGTGCACAGATGGATGGCCCTATCAAATACGAGGTCCATGGAAAG GTTGCTGCAATGCGGGGTATTGATGGTCACATGCTGGGTCTTTACGAGCCTGTTTGA